In Chlamydia serpentis, the following are encoded in one genomic region:
- a CDS encoding dicarboxylate/amino acid:cation symporter, with translation MKLWMKIFIGLFVGVTLGLVLEDKAIFFKPIGDIFLNLLSMVVYPLVFCSMVLGIASISDMKKLGRIGVKSVGLYLVTTAVAIVIGLCFAWIFCPGSGCDFTDSSFVSAELNVDSKKNATYFLSTISQIFPSNPVRSFAEGNILQIIIFALFLGIALRLSGDRGRPVERFIDGFSEIMLRMVNMIMNFAPYGVGASMAWIAGNHGLGVLWQLGKFIIAYYLACLFHAIFVFGGLVRFGCNMSFSRFLNAMMDAISCAVSTASSSATLPVTMRCVSKNLGVSTEVSGFVLPLGATVNMNGTAIFQGMAAVFIAQAYNCPLPWGSLLLLVVTATFSAVGSAGVPGGGMITLGSVLASVGLPIQGIAILAGIDRLRDIVGTPMNILGDAVVATYVASREDELTSPESKQERVKTTEKVKLHDI, from the coding sequence ATGAAATTATGGATGAAGATCTTTATTGGATTGTTTGTCGGGGTTACCTTAGGTTTAGTTTTAGAAGATAAGGCTATCTTTTTTAAACCTATAGGGGACATCTTTTTAAATTTATTGAGCATGGTAGTCTATCCCTTAGTTTTCTGCTCAATGGTTTTAGGAATCGCCTCAATTAGCGATATGAAAAAATTGGGACGAATTGGAGTTAAAAGTGTAGGACTATATCTAGTAACTACGGCGGTAGCCATTGTCATTGGTTTGTGTTTTGCATGGATCTTTTGTCCTGGGAGTGGTTGTGATTTTACTGATTCTTCATTTGTGAGTGCGGAGCTTAATGTTGATTCAAAAAAGAACGCCACCTACTTTTTATCTACAATATCTCAGATTTTTCCATCAAATCCCGTGCGTTCTTTCGCTGAAGGGAATATTTTACAAATTATTATTTTTGCTCTTTTCTTAGGAATCGCTTTGAGGCTTTCTGGAGACCGTGGTCGTCCTGTGGAACGCTTTATTGATGGTTTCTCTGAGATTATGTTGCGTATGGTAAACATGATTATGAATTTTGCTCCCTATGGTGTCGGAGCTAGCATGGCATGGATCGCAGGAAATCATGGTTTAGGAGTGCTTTGGCAGTTAGGAAAATTTATCATTGCTTATTATCTTGCTTGCTTATTCCATGCAATATTTGTTTTTGGAGGGCTTGTCCGTTTTGGCTGTAATATGTCCTTTTCGAGGTTCCTTAATGCCATGATGGATGCTATTTCTTGCGCAGTATCTACGGCTAGTAGTTCTGCAACCTTGCCTGTAACTATGCGTTGTGTTTCTAAAAATTTAGGAGTTTCTACTGAAGTTTCTGGTTTTGTTTTACCTCTTGGGGCTACCGTAAATATGAATGGAACGGCAATTTTTCAAGGCATGGCTGCGGTTTTCATTGCTCAAGCATATAATTGTCCGTTACCTTGGGGTAGCCTGTTATTATTAGTGGTGACAGCAACATTTTCTGCAGTAGGTAGTGCTGGAGTTCCTGGAGGTGGTATGATTACTTTAGGTTCTGTGTTGGCATCTGTAGGTTTGCCTATACAGGGGATCGCGATACTTGCTGGGATTGATCGATTAAGAGACATTGTTGGTACACCAATGAACATCCTTGGAGATGCTGTAGTCGCTACTTATGTAGCTAGTCGAGAAGATGAGCTTACTTCCCCAGAATCTAAACAAGAACGTGTTAAAACTACAGAGAAGGTAAAGCTACATGATATTTGA
- a CDS encoding TraR/DksA family transcriptional regulator produces MPLSDEEIEQFKKRLLEMKAKLSHTLEGNAQEVKKPNEATGYSQHQADQGTDTFDRTISLEVTTKEYELLRQINRALEKIDESSYGICDVSGEEIPLARLIAIPYATMTVKAQGQFEKGLLSGN; encoded by the coding sequence GTGCCGTTATCAGACGAAGAAATAGAGCAGTTTAAAAAAAGACTTTTAGAAATGAAGGCTAAATTATCACATACTCTTGAAGGGAATGCCCAAGAAGTGAAAAAACCAAACGAAGCTACAGGATATTCCCAACATCAAGCAGATCAAGGTACTGATACCTTTGATCGGACGATTAGTCTAGAAGTTACCACAAAAGAATACGAACTTCTAAGACAAATTAATAGAGCATTAGAAAAAATTGATGAGTCTTCTTACGGTATTTGTGATGTAAGTGGTGAAGAGATTCCCTTAGCTAGATTGATAGCCATTCCTTACGCTACTATGACTGTCAAAGCCCAGGGGCAATTTGAAAAGGGGCTCTTATCTGGTAACTAA
- the lspA gene encoding signal peptidase II has protein sequence MTTRFRSILLVIILLVLTDWITKLVVLLQYKDLQILTHPTLYTHSWGRFSFSLTPVFNEGAAFGLFSNYKYFLFLLRIFIILGILAYLLFKKQSTSSLTRGALVLLCSGAIGNVGDIVFYGHVVDFISFNYKQWAFPTFNLADIFISSGTLLLLYKFYFPTKQIEKKR, from the coding sequence ATGACAACTCGCTTTCGTAGTATACTCCTAGTTATCATCTTGCTTGTTTTAACCGATTGGATTACTAAACTAGTTGTGTTATTACAATATAAAGATCTTCAAATATTAACGCACCCCACCCTATATACCCATAGTTGGGGTCGATTTTCATTTTCACTTACTCCAGTATTTAATGAAGGAGCTGCTTTTGGTCTCTTTTCAAATTATAAATATTTTCTATTCCTTTTACGTATATTTATTATTTTGGGGATTCTTGCTTATCTTTTATTTAAAAAACAATCTACCTCATCATTAACTCGAGGCGCGCTAGTTCTTCTCTGTTCAGGAGCTATAGGCAACGTTGGGGATATTGTCTTTTACGGACACGTAGTGGATTTTATTTCTTTTAATTATAAACAATGGGCATTCCCAACGTTTAACCTTGCAGACATCTTTATTTCTTCAGGCACACTGCTACTCCTTTACAAGTTTTATTTTCCTACAAAACAAATTGAAAAAAAGAGATAA
- a CDS encoding KpsF/GutQ family sugar-phosphate isomerase: protein MNPLMISTDVCQDILSKQKESINFFFQTFQSEETIQLVEKMLDHSGWVFFSGVGKSGCVARKVVATLQSLSERSLFLSPIDLLHGDLGLVNAGDFVCLFSKSGETQELLNTIPHLKNRGVIIVGITSVPYSNLAALSDLVIILPSVSELDPFNLIPTNSTTCQMIFGDFLAMLLFHGRGISLSAYGHNHPSGQIGMKANGKVKDFMFPKTEVPFCNPEDKVGVCLEIISAYGCGCVCVINSQFRLIGIFTDGDLRRSLACHGGKVLSLSLSEVMTPNPRFITEDADIAIALQLMETNSPVAVLPVLDNEENRHVTGLLHMHTLAKAGLL from the coding sequence ATGAACCCTCTGATGATTTCTACTGATGTATGTCAAGACATTCTAAGTAAGCAAAAAGAATCCATAAATTTTTTTTTCCAAACTTTTCAATCTGAAGAAACTATACAATTAGTGGAAAAAATGCTCGACCATTCGGGGTGGGTATTTTTTTCTGGTGTAGGGAAAAGTGGATGCGTAGCACGCAAAGTAGTAGCTACGCTCCAGTCTTTAAGTGAGCGTTCTTTATTTCTTTCTCCTATAGATTTATTACACGGTGATCTTGGCCTTGTGAATGCTGGAGATTTTGTCTGTTTATTTTCTAAGAGTGGAGAAACTCAAGAGTTACTAAACACTATTCCTCATTTGAAGAATCGTGGTGTTATTATTGTAGGAATTACTTCAGTTCCTTATTCTAATTTAGCAGCTCTATCGGACCTGGTTATTATATTACCTTCTGTTTCTGAATTGGATCCTTTTAATCTAATTCCTACAAACTCTACAACATGCCAGATGATCTTTGGAGATTTTTTGGCGATGTTGCTTTTCCATGGTCGAGGTATTTCTTTATCTGCCTATGGCCATAATCATCCTAGTGGGCAAATTGGCATGAAAGCTAATGGTAAAGTTAAGGACTTTATGTTCCCCAAAACAGAGGTGCCTTTCTGTAATCCTGAAGATAAAGTAGGCGTTTGCTTAGAGATTATTTCTGCTTATGGCTGCGGTTGTGTTTGTGTAATAAATTCGCAATTTCGTTTAATAGGGATTTTTACAGACGGAGATTTACGACGTTCTTTAGCTTGCCACGGGGGAAAGGTGCTTTCCTTATCTTTAAGTGAAGTCATGACTCCAAATCCTCGATTTATTACCGAGGATGCGGATATTGCTATTGCTTTGCAGCTTATGGAAACTAATAGCCCTGTAGCTGTTCTTCCTGTTTTAGATAATGAGGAAAACAGGCATGTGACAGGTTTATTACATATGCATACCTTGGCTAAGGCAGGCCTACTTTAA
- the nrdR gene encoding transcriptional regulator NrdR produces the protein MRCPFCNHGELKVIDSRNALEANAIKRRRECLKCSQRFTTFETVELTLQVLKRDGRYENFQESKLIHGLNAASSHTRIGQDQVHAIASNVKSELLGKQNREISTKEIGELVMKHLKKADMIAYIRFACVYRRFKDVGELMEVLLSATPDMEK, from the coding sequence GTGCGGTGTCCTTTTTGCAATCATGGGGAGTTAAAAGTTATAGATTCAAGAAACGCTCTAGAAGCTAACGCAATAAAACGTCGCCGGGAATGTTTAAAATGTTCTCAACGTTTTACTACGTTCGAAACCGTTGAACTCACCCTACAGGTGTTAAAACGTGATGGACGTTACGAAAACTTTCAAGAATCTAAATTAATTCATGGGCTCAACGCAGCTTCCAGTCACACGCGGATTGGTCAAGACCAGGTTCACGCTATAGCTTCTAATGTTAAATCCGAACTTTTAGGCAAACAAAATAGGGAAATTTCTACCAAAGAAATTGGCGAACTAGTAATGAAACATCTAAAAAAGGCTGACATGATTGCCTATATCCGATTTGCTTGCGTTTATCGTCGATTCAAAGATGTTGGCGAGTTAATGGAAGTCTTATTGTCAGCAACTCCAGATATGGAAAAATAG
- the lpxK gene encoding tetraacyldisaccharide 4'-kinase gives MKKRFPSPLFFLYRRLTLAISLEGVLGWGQLGSLLSKGFSCLVACWNWLPLPSPLRVRATVISVGNIVIGGAGKTPTVLWLAEALRLKGYSCGVLSRGYKSESSRRKELTIVNAKEHSASYVGDEPLLMAEKLPEGCVWVHKDRRVSAAKAAEKFDFLLLDDGLQYRKLHKDIEIAVVNGQDPLGGHAFFPKGRLRDFPARLKTVDAIVINDGGEESETLVKSISDALRVSVVPKIASVVWTHNGEHISEETLRDLRVGVFCGLGFPQGFLNMLKKAGIRVLGKYLLPDHVGITKKELNYFCQQMVMRQGQGLLCTEKDSVKLPRLSEDSSLLPIGKVQMRLSVNEENATSLLNMIDQIHKNRGN, from the coding sequence ATGAAAAAACGGTTTCCCTCACCGCTCTTTTTTCTTTATCGCCGTCTTACCTTAGCCATTAGCCTTGAAGGTGTTCTTGGTTGGGGGCAGTTAGGTAGTCTTTTGTCTAAAGGTTTTTCTTGCCTAGTAGCCTGTTGGAACTGGCTCCCCTTGCCCTCTCCTTTACGTGTGCGTGCTACAGTCATTAGTGTAGGCAATATTGTGATTGGAGGAGCAGGAAAGACGCCGACGGTATTGTGGTTGGCAGAGGCCTTGAGGCTTAAAGGGTATTCCTGTGGTGTGCTTTCGCGTGGCTATAAGAGTGAATCAAGCCGAAGGAAAGAACTCACTATTGTAAACGCGAAAGAGCATTCTGCATCCTATGTAGGGGATGAGCCCTTATTAATGGCAGAAAAGCTCCCTGAGGGCTGTGTATGGGTACATAAAGATCGAAGAGTATCGGCAGCAAAAGCTGCAGAAAAGTTTGATTTTTTGCTTTTAGATGACGGTCTTCAGTATCGCAAGTTGCATAAAGACATAGAAATTGCTGTCGTCAATGGTCAGGATCCCCTTGGGGGACATGCATTTTTCCCTAAAGGTAGGTTAAGGGATTTTCCTGCTAGATTGAAAACTGTCGATGCTATTGTGATCAATGATGGGGGGGAAGAGTCTGAGACCTTAGTGAAGAGTATTTCAGATGCTTTGCGAGTGTCTGTAGTGCCTAAGATTGCTTCTGTGGTCTGGACACATAATGGAGAACATATTTCTGAAGAAACTCTTCGCGACCTACGTGTTGGTGTCTTCTGTGGGTTAGGATTTCCTCAAGGATTTTTAAATATGCTTAAGAAAGCAGGGATCCGTGTTTTGGGAAAGTATTTGCTACCTGATCACGTAGGAATAACAAAAAAAGAATTAAATTACTTTTGTCAGCAAATGGTGATGCGCCAAGGACAGGGTTTGTTATGTACAGAAAAGGATAGTGTAAAGCTTCCTCGATTATCTGAGGACTCAAGTTTATTGCCTATAGGCAAGGTGCAAATGCGTCTTTCTGTTAATGAGGAAAATGCGACTTCTCTTTTGAACATGATTGATCAAATACATAAAAACAGGGGTAACTGA
- the cdsZ gene encoding zinc ribbon domain regulatory protein CdsZ yields MHDALLSILAIQELDIKMIRLMRVKKEHQKELAKVQSLKSDIRRKVQEKELEMENLKNQIRDGENRIQEISEQINKLENQQAAVKKMDEFNALTQEMTTANKERRSLEHQLSDLMDKQAGGEDLIVSLKESLASTENSSSVIEKEIFESIKKINEEGKSLLEQRSALKHTTNPELLSIYERLLNNKKDRVVVPIENRVCSGCHIVLTPQHENLVRKKDRLIFCEHCSRILYWQESQANVQESSTAKRRRRRAAV; encoded by the coding sequence GAACACCAGAAAGAACTGGCTAAAGTCCAGTCTTTAAAAAGTGACATTCGTCGAAAAGTTCAGGAAAAAGAACTCGAAATGGAAAATTTAAAAAATCAAATTCGAGATGGTGAGAACCGAATTCAAGAAATTTCTGAGCAAATCAACAAATTAGAAAATCAACAAGCTGCTGTAAAAAAAATGGATGAGTTTAATGCTCTTACCCAAGAAATGACTACAGCAAATAAAGAACGTCGATCTTTAGAACATCAGCTTAGTGATCTTATGGACAAACAGGCTGGAGGAGAAGACCTGATTGTTTCTCTCAAAGAAAGCTTGGCTTCTACAGAAAATAGCAGTAGTGTTATTGAAAAAGAAATTTTTGAAAGCATTAAAAAAATTAATGAAGAAGGTAAATCTCTACTCGAACAGCGGTCAGCATTAAAGCATACAACCAATCCTGAACTACTGAGTATTTACGAGCGTTTACTAAATAATAAAAAAGATCGAGTTGTTGTTCCTATTGAAAATCGTGTTTGCAGTGGTTGTCATATTGTTTTAACCCCTCAACACGAAAATCTCGTAAGAAAGAAAGACCGTTTAATTTTCTGTGAACACTGCTCAAGAATTCTTTACTGGCAAGAATCTCAAGCAAACGTTCAAGAAAGTTCCACAGCAAAACGTCGTCGTCGTCGTGCCGCTGTATAG
- a CDS encoding riboflavin synthase subunit alpha, with the protein MFSGIVQELGEVCFLEPQGKGLALGVKSTSVFSSVLLPGCSIAVDGVCLTLKFQNKKGLFFDVIPETLACTTLGERQCGDLVNLESALKMGESVGGHLLSGHVLETAEISDIKENRYYFLTPKELAPYLFDKGFIAVDGVSLTIVSVDFTTFSVGLIPETLQRTTLGKKGVGERVNIEIDMSTKVQVDTMKRILAQA; encoded by the coding sequence ATGTTTTCAGGGATTGTTCAAGAGTTAGGTGAAGTTTGTTTTTTAGAGCCTCAAGGAAAAGGGCTAGCCTTAGGAGTAAAGAGTACATCAGTGTTTAGTAGTGTTCTGCTCCCTGGATGTAGCATAGCAGTAGATGGAGTCTGTTTGACTTTAAAATTTCAGAATAAAAAAGGGCTCTTTTTTGATGTTATTCCCGAAACTTTAGCTTGTACGACATTGGGAGAAAGGCAGTGCGGTGACTTAGTTAACTTAGAGTCTGCATTAAAAATGGGAGAGTCTGTTGGAGGTCACTTGCTCTCGGGACATGTTTTGGAAACAGCAGAGATTAGTGATATAAAGGAAAATCGCTACTATTTTCTTACCCCCAAAGAACTTGCCCCCTACCTTTTTGATAAGGGATTTATTGCTGTTGATGGAGTAAGTTTGACAATAGTTTCAGTAGATTTTACTACTTTTTCCGTAGGATTGATTCCAGAAACTCTTCAAAGGACTACTTTAGGAAAGAAAGGAGTGGGCGAAAGAGTCAATATTGAAATAGATATGTCAACAAAAGTCCAGGTAGACACGATGAAACGTATTTTGGCTCAGGCATAG
- a CDS encoding class I SAM-dependent methyltransferase: MDYKLLDSGDGNKLECFGPVTLIRPSGVAVWPKSSPHLWSQAQVQYVRQGEQGFWKSYKHVPEEWVISCYDVRCLLKKTPFGHLGMFPEHMGFWPALEAAIQKHRDCRVLNLFAYTGASSIFAAKCGGRVTHVDASQAAVRWAQRNVEENVFHEKRIFWVVEDVVSFLKKEIRRNRGYHIILLDPPTYGRGPNKEIFKIEKDMFSLLSLCSRLLIMDASYFLLTSHTPGHTPEFLKAIARRSLTHLIPEGWSCGESFCGKGETALPAGSFVQWSA, translated from the coding sequence ATGGATTATAAGTTGCTGGATAGTGGTGATGGAAACAAATTAGAATGTTTTGGTCCTGTGACTTTAATACGTCCTTCAGGTGTTGCTGTTTGGCCAAAAAGTAGCCCGCACCTTTGGTCTCAAGCACAAGTACAGTATGTCCGTCAGGGAGAGCAGGGCTTTTGGAAAAGTTATAAGCATGTTCCTGAAGAATGGGTAATTTCATGTTATGATGTCCGTTGCCTATTAAAGAAAACCCCGTTCGGCCATTTAGGCATGTTTCCTGAACATATGGGGTTTTGGCCTGCTTTGGAAGCGGCTATTCAGAAACATCGGGATTGTCGGGTACTAAACCTTTTTGCTTATACGGGAGCAAGTTCAATTTTTGCAGCGAAATGCGGGGGACGTGTGACTCATGTAGATGCTTCTCAAGCAGCTGTCCGTTGGGCTCAAAGGAATGTAGAGGAGAATGTTTTTCATGAAAAACGCATTTTTTGGGTTGTTGAAGATGTCGTATCTTTTTTAAAAAAAGAAATTCGTAGAAACAGAGGGTATCACATAATTCTTTTAGATCCTCCAACCTATGGCCGAGGGCCTAACAAAGAAATTTTTAAAATAGAGAAAGACATGTTTTCTTTACTTTCCTTGTGTTCACGACTTCTTATAATGGACGCCTCTTATTTTCTATTGACTTCTCACACTCCAGGGCATACGCCAGAATTTTTAAAAGCTATAGCAAGACGTAGCCTAACGCATCTTATTCCAGAGGGGTGGTCTTGTGGGGAAAGTTTTTGCGGAAAAGGTGAAACAGCATTACCTGCTGGGAGCTTTGTTCAATGGAGTGCATAG
- a CDS encoding dihydrolipoamide acetyltransferase family protein — protein sequence MFEFQFPKIGETNSGGSIVRWLKHLGDHVAKDEPVIEISTDKIATELASPQAGRLIRFCVDEGDEVAAGDVLGLIEVEDASPETPLSSQAGYETGSQRCLGISSSGWFSPAVLSLAQREGIDFDKLQKIAGTGQGGRVTRQDLEAYILEVRQVATSQIFEGEESRVPMSPLRKAIASSLRKSSDEVPHASLIVDVDVTDLMNLIAGERQRFLDIHGVKLTITSFIVHCLAQTLKQFPLLNGSLDGTTIVMKKSINVGIAVNLNKEGVVVPVIHNCQDRGLVSIAKALADLSVRARLNKLDPSEVQEGSVTVTNFGMTGALIGMPIIRYPEVAILGIGTIQKRVVVRDDDSLAIRKMIYVTLTFDHRVLDGIYGSEFLTSLKNRLESVTMS from the coding sequence ATATTTGAATTCCAATTCCCTAAAATAGGAGAAACCAATTCAGGAGGGTCTATTGTCCGTTGGTTAAAACATTTGGGTGATCATGTTGCTAAAGATGAGCCTGTGATTGAAATATCCACAGATAAGATTGCTACCGAATTAGCTTCTCCGCAGGCAGGTCGACTTATTCGTTTCTGTGTGGATGAGGGAGACGAAGTGGCTGCTGGAGATGTTTTAGGCTTGATAGAGGTTGAAGATGCTTCACCAGAGACTCCCTTATCTTCTCAAGCTGGTTATGAAACAGGGTCCCAAAGATGTTTGGGTATAAGTTCCTCAGGCTGGTTTTCTCCTGCAGTCTTAAGTTTAGCACAGCGTGAGGGAATTGACTTTGATAAGCTTCAAAAGATTGCTGGTACAGGGCAAGGAGGGAGAGTTACTCGTCAAGATCTGGAAGCTTATATTTTAGAAGTACGACAAGTGGCGACTTCACAAATCTTTGAGGGGGAAGAGAGTCGTGTTCCTATGTCTCCGTTGCGTAAGGCAATAGCCTCCTCTTTACGTAAATCTTCAGATGAAGTTCCCCACGCATCTTTGATTGTCGATGTCGATGTCACGGATCTTATGAACCTGATTGCTGGAGAACGCCAGCGTTTCTTAGATATTCATGGGGTAAAACTAACTATCACAAGTTTTATTGTACATTGCTTAGCACAGACCCTAAAACAGTTTCCTCTGCTCAATGGTTCTTTAGATGGGACTACCATTGTTATGAAGAAGTCTATAAATGTTGGCATTGCTGTTAACCTTAATAAGGAAGGGGTCGTTGTCCCAGTCATTCACAATTGTCAAGACCGTGGTTTAGTAAGTATTGCGAAGGCATTGGCAGATTTATCTGTACGAGCTCGTTTGAATAAACTAGATCCTAGTGAAGTTCAAGAAGGCAGTGTTACTGTGACTAACTTTGGAATGACAGGGGCTTTGATTGGGATGCCTATCATACGTTATCCTGAGGTTGCTATTTTAGGAATTGGTACCATACAAAAACGTGTTGTCGTTCGTGATGATGATTCTTTAGCGATTCGCAAAATGATCTACGTTACACTTACTTTTGATCATAGGGTTTTGGATGGCATTTATGGTAGTGAGTTCTTAACCTCATTGAAAAATCGTTTGGAGTCTGTTACGATGAGCTAG
- a CDS encoding RNA methyltransferase has protein sequence MECIGKHNFRVKEALSLKRSRCRKSSWFLVEGTREIQKALHAGYICQHVFCGTHLVEKEKEFLNKLKKDSIEVLYCLDSTLAQLSFKEHYDNFIAVMQKKIWSREDFLTQRRNIQPFYLIIEQIEKPGNLGAILRIADGAGVDGVILCDPVVDLYNPNVVRSSLGAVFSLPILSLFITEVQELLKQEGWQVFVTSPQAEQLYFSKNYRGATALVFGSEKDGLTKNWFCEDFLKIALPMCGESDSLNLSASVAAVAYEVVRQRWLN, from the coding sequence ATGGAGTGCATAGGAAAACATAATTTTCGAGTTAAAGAAGCTCTATCTTTAAAACGTTCTCGTTGTAGAAAGAGCTCCTGGTTTTTGGTAGAAGGAACTCGTGAGATTCAAAAGGCATTGCATGCCGGATATATCTGTCAGCATGTTTTTTGTGGAACACATCTTGTAGAAAAAGAAAAAGAATTTTTAAATAAACTAAAAAAAGATTCTATAGAGGTTTTATATTGTTTAGATTCTACTCTCGCTCAACTTTCTTTTAAGGAACATTATGACAATTTTATTGCAGTTATGCAGAAAAAGATCTGGAGCAGGGAAGATTTTTTGACCCAACGTAGGAACATTCAACCTTTTTATCTTATTATTGAGCAAATAGAAAAGCCTGGCAATTTGGGGGCTATTTTAAGAATTGCTGATGGCGCCGGTGTAGACGGTGTTATTTTATGTGATCCTGTTGTGGATCTATACAATCCGAATGTAGTGAGGTCTTCTTTGGGAGCTGTATTTTCTCTTCCTATTCTTTCTCTGTTTATTACTGAGGTACAAGAACTATTAAAACAGGAGGGTTGGCAAGTTTTTGTAACATCTCCACAAGCAGAACAATTGTATTTTTCTAAAAATTATCGGGGGGCGACAGCACTAGTATTTGGTTCAGAAAAAGATGGTTTAACTAAGAACTGGTTCTGCGAAGATTTTTTGAAAATTGCTTTACCTATGTGTGGGGAATCTGATTCTTTGAATCTCTCTGCCTCTGTAGCTGCTGTAGCTTATGAAGTTGTTCGTCAACGCTGGCTTAATTAA